AACCGGAGGTGGCGAAGAGGAATCGGCTGACCTTCTCGAGCACTCCCAGGTTGCGTATGTTGTTGTGTTGCGCGACGTCCTTGAACACAATTGAGTCGTAGATGGATTGCAGCTCGGTGCCGACGGTCGTGGTGGTTCTCGTTTTCAGGGCGAAGAGGCCGGGCATGCCGCCGAAGCGCAGGAATTCGTTGAACAGACGTTCGGTTGTGGTGCTTCGGGCAACCGAGTCATTGGAGTCTGTGGAATCCATGGAATCCAAGGAGGTCGAAGCCGTTTTCAGGTTTGGTTCGTCGGCTTTCGAGAACGCGCAATATTCCTTGAAGGAAAGCGGATAAACGGGAATCTCCACATACCTTCCCGTCAGGTAGGTGGCAAGATCGCTGGAGAGCAGGTTGGCGTTCGAGCCGGTGATATACACGTCGGTGTTGTCGCGCGTGTGCAGTCGACGCACGATTTTCTCCCACCCGTCGATGTCCTGGATCTCATCGAGCATCACCGTCATCGGGTAGTCGCCGCTCGCATTGTCCATCGCCTTTTTGAGGTCGTCGTAGAGCGCCGCCGCGTCGTAATCAATCGGGGTGTCGAAGCTGTCGAAACGACGATAGAAGAGGTTGCTTTCCGGCACGCCCTTGGCTCGCAGGGAATCCGAAAACATCTGCAGCACCGTGGATTTCCCACATCGCCTGACCCCGATGAGGACCTTGATGGCCGGGGTGTTGCGGAACTCCTCAAGCTTCTTGAGCAGGTCGGGGCGCGCCACGTAGTGCTGTGCCTTGGAAACGGTCATATCGGTTACCTCTCGACGCTTGGCTTCA
This Bifidobacterium sp. ESL0790 DNA region includes the following protein-coding sequences:
- a CDS encoding ATP-binding protein, encoding MTVSKAQHYVARPDLLKKLEEFRNTPAIKVLIGVRRCGKSTVLQMFSDSLRAKGVPESNLFYRRFDSFDTPIDYDAAALYDDLKKAMDNASGDYPMTVMLDEIQDIDGWEKIVRRLHTRDNTDVYITGSNANLLSSDLATYLTGRYVEIPVYPLSFKEYCAFSKADEPNLKTASTSLDSMDSTDSNDSVARSTTTERLFNEFLRFGGMPGLFALKTRTTTTVGTELQSIYDSIVFKDVAQHNNIRNLGVLEKVSRFLFATSGSLFSTRKVVNTLKSAGESISTTSLNSYVEGLEKAFLVYRAEQTDIQGKAMLRPLSKFYPVDVGFRNLTADFSSRDLGARLECVVYMELRRRGYSVSIGTGDNTEIDFIATKNDMAASKKMYIQVTASMLEETTSQRELAPLLKLTDAFPRIVITLDSYSAGTTPEGITIVNALDWLLR